The genome window ATCGTATGATTATCTGGTGCTTTACGATCGCCACAATTGCCGGTTGCAAATGGGCGGCAGCGACCAGTGGGGGAATATCGTATCCGGTGCGGATCTGGTGCGCAGGTTACGCGGTGCCAAAGCTTACGGGCTTGTATCGCCGTTGGTGACTACCTCGACCGGCGTGAAATTCGGGAAAACTGAGGCCGGTGCGGTGTGGCTGGATGCGGCATTGACATCGCCGTATCGCTTCTATCAGTTCTGGCTGAATACGGATGACGCTGACGTGCTGCCGTATCTCAAATATTTCACCTGGCTGAAACAGGCAGAAATTGCCGAACTGCAATCCGCACTCGAAGAACGCCCGGAACAGCGCGAAGCGCAACGCACGCTGGCAAAAGAAGTAACCCAAATGGTGCACGGTCAAAATGGCGTGGACAGCGCCGAAAAAGCCTCGCAAGTGCTGTTCGGCGGTGAAATTGAAGGCATGAGCGCCGCAGAAGTGCAGGATATTTTCCAGGATGTGCCATCCTGCGATATCGCCAAAACCGCGTTCGAAGGCGAAGGCATGAGCATGATTGACCTGCTGGCAGAATCCGGCGTAGCAAAATCCAAAGGCGAAGCGCGGCGACTGTTGCAGGGCGGCGGTGTGTATCTCAACAACCGCAAAACCGAAATGACCCAATCCGTAACGCTGAACGACAGCATCGACGGGCAGTTTTTAGTGCTCCGTAAAGGGCGCAAAAATTACCAGTTTGTGCGGATTGTGGGTTGAGTTTGAGCCATACTTTTCGCAAATGGCTTCGAATTAAATAAGTAGAAATGCAATTTATTGGTCATGCCCGATTGTCTTTATCGGGCATCCAGATTCTATAAAAGAGAGAGTCTCGAAAAAAACGTGGGAATGGTTCGTCTGTTTCCAGGTATAAATAAAAAAATATCCATTCTCCTTAACCCTTTATCCTTCGAAAACCCATGTTTGAAAAACCCATTTTGCAGGATCAAGTTGCCATCGTTACCGGCGGTGGCACCGGACTGGGCAAAGCCATAGCCGTTCAGTACGCCAAACACGGTGCGAAAATCGTGATCTGCAGCCGCAGCGCGGAGCATCTCGAATCTGGCAAAGCGGATATAGAAACAACCGGTGCGGAAGTGATGACCTGGCAACTGGACGTTCGCGAAACCGACCAGATCAAAATATTCACCAAAGCGGTGATGGAGCGCTTCGGGCGCATCGATATTTTAGTAAACAATGCTGCCGGCAACTTCATTTATCCGGCGGAAAAACTGCCCCTGCGCGGTTGGAAATCGGTGATCGACATCGTGCTGAACGGCAGCTTTTTCTGCTCGCAAATCATCGGGCAGGAAATGATCAAACGGAACAGCGGGCAAATTCTCAACATTCTGGCAACATACGCCTGGACCGGCGGACCGGGAACGATTCACAGCGCCAGCGCCAAAGCCGGTGTACTGGCAATGACCCGAACGCTTGCGGTGGAATGGGCGCAGCACAACATTCGCGTAAACGCCATCGCACCCGGACCGTTCGATTCGCAGGGCGCGAAAGTGCGGCTGTGGCCAACTGAGGAAATCGAAGCGAACATTCGCAACAAAGTGCCGTTAAAACGATTCGCTGGTGTGGAAGAAGTAGCGCAAGCGGCGCTCTATCTGAGTTCGCCGTATGCATCGTACATCACCGGCGAATGCCTGACAATCGACGGCGGTGCGTGGCTCGGCAAAGGCATCGGCGATATGGTGGAAAATCTGGACGAATTTGTCCAAATGCGCGAAGCCGCCAAACGCGCCAAACGTGAACAATCATAATGTGGAAATGTAAATGATCGAATTTTTGTATGAATACGGGTTGTTTTTGGCGAAAACGGTTACCATCGTTTTGGGCGTTGTCGCCGTAATTGCTTTTGCAGTGAACGCCATTCGCCAACGCGAATTTATGGAAGAGCGACCGCGCATTAAAATCAAAAACCTGAATGACACTTACGACAATATGGAACGCCAACTCAAAAGTTTTTTGATGAGCGATTCGGAGTGGAAGCGCTTTCTCAAACAGGAAAAAAAGGACGAAAAAGCCAAAGCCAAAAAGCAGAAAAAAGAGCCGGAAGATCCCAAAAAACGGGTGTTTGTGCTGGATTTTGAGGGTGATGTCGGCGCCAATCAGGTCGATTCGCTGCGGAAGGAAATCACCGCAATTTTAACCAACGCTACCGAAAAAGATGAAGTGGTCGTGCGCCTGGAAAGCGGCGGCGGCACGATGGTCGGATACGGACTCGGCGCATCGCAGTTGCAGCGCATTCGCGAACGCAAAATTCCGTTGACTGTTTCGGTGGACAAAGTTGCCGCCAGCGGCGGATACATGATGGCTTGCGTCGCCGATAAACTGGTGGCGGCACCGTTCGCGATTGTCGGCTCCATCGGCGTGATTGCCGAGATGCCCAATGTCAATCGCCTGCTCAAAAAACTGGACATCGATTACGAACAAATCACCGCCGGGGAATTCAAACGCACGCTGACGGTTTTCGGCGAAAATACCCCGAAAGGGCGCGAAAAACTGACCGAAGAACTCAACGAAATGCACGGCCTGTTCAAAACGCATGTGGTGCAGCATCGCCCGGAATTGGACATCGAAAAGCTGGCCACCGGCGAAATCTGGTTTGGCAGTCAGGCGGTCGATTTAAAACTGGTGGACGAATTGATCACCAGCGATGACTGGCTGCTCGGCAAACGCAAAGATGCAGACATCCTCAAAATTGAATATCACGAGCCGACGCCGTGGCAGGAAAAAATTGCCCTGCCCTTTACCAAGTTGTTCCGCGACAGCCTTGGCGCGATTTGGAAACGGCTGCAGGATTTGCGGTTGCAGTAGGCTGGACTCTGGATTCTGGATTTTGGATTTATTTATCCTTTATCCTTAACCCTTTATCCTTGCATTAGCCACAAATTGAGAAAAAACAAAAAATTAAACGGATTCGATAGCCCATGAAATTCAGCAACCCATTTTTTGAAACAGCGAACAACGGCGGCGGGAAGCTGCCCGACCGGAAGGAAATGGACGCCACATATCAATGGCGATTGAGCGATATTTTTCCCGATGACGATAGCTGGAATGCCGCGTTCAAAACCGTGGAATCCGGTTTGCCAAAATTGCAGGAATTCTCCGGCAAACTTGGCGAATCCGGCGAAACGCTGCTGAAAGCGCTGCAAACCCGCGATGAATTGGAAGCGCTGCTCTACCAACTTTATCTCTACGCCGGATTGAAAAGCGATCAGGACACCCGCGTGTCCACCTATCAGGGATTTCGCGATCGCGCCACATCTCTCTCGGTGAAATACGGGCAGGCGGCATCGTTTTTTCGCCCGGAAATTCTGGCAATTCCCGAAGCCAATCTCCGGAAATATGTTAGCGAAACCGCCGGATTGGGCGACTATCGCCATTATTTGGAAGATATTTTGCGCGCCAAAGCCCATACGCTGCCGCCGGAGCAGGAAAAACTGCTGGCGATGACCGGCGAAATCGCGCAGTCGCCGTATAATGTATTCAGCATGTTCAACAATGCGGACATCAAATTTCCATCAATCACCGATGAAAACGGGCAGGAAATTGAAGTGACCAAAGGGCGCATGAGCGTGCTGATGGAATCGTCCGATCGCCGGGTGCGCAAAGACGCGTACGAAGCGATGTATGGCGAATATCGCAAATGGACGAACACGCTGGCTGCCACGCTTTCCGGCGCGGTGAAACGCAACATGTTTTTCGCGCAGGCGCGACAATATCCCGGTGCGTTGGCTGCCGCACTCCACGATGACAATATTCCGGCCGAAGTGTACGAAAATGTGGTGCAAACCATCGGCGATAATTTGCAACCGCTGCATCGCTATTCGGCGCTGCGCAAAAAAATGCTCAAGCTGGATGCGCTGAAGCCGTGGGATATGAACGTTCCGCTGCTCAGCGAAATGAAAATGGAAATTCCCTACAACGAAGCGGTAGACACCATCCGCAACGGGCTTGCGCCGCTCGGCGACGGTTATCTGGCGGATCTGGAAAGCGCATTCCGCGATGGCTGGATCGATGTTTTCGAAAATCAGGGCAAGCGTTCCGGCGCGTATTCGTGGTCAACGTTTGGCGTGCATCCCTATATTTTGTTGAATTACAACAAAACGCTGGACAACATGTTCACCATCGCGCACGAACTCGGGCACGCGATGCACTCGTTTTACACGAATCGCCACCAGCCGTATCACTACAGCAATTACACGATTTTTGTGGCGGAAGTCGCCTCCACGCTGAACGAGGCGCTGTTGATGGATTATTTGCTCAAAACCACCGACGATCCGCAGAAAAAGCTCTACCTGCTCAACCAGCATGTGGACACGATTCGCGGAACGGTGTTCATTCAGTCGCTGTTTGCCGCGTTTGAGAAAGCGATTCACGAAAAAGCCGAAAGCGGCGAGGCGCTGACCGCTGAACTGTTCACGGAAATGATGCGCGATTTATACGCCCGCTACTATGGCGATGTGTTTGAAATGGACGAACTGTATCCGTTCAACTGGTGCCGGATTCCCCATTTTTATTACAATTTTTATGTGTATCAATATTCCACGGGATTGTCTG of Calditrichia bacterium contains these proteins:
- a CDS encoding tyrosine--tRNA ligase → MSLYDELKWRGALYDATEGVAEVIAKEKLTGYIGFDPTAKSLHVGSLLQIMNLARFQRFGHTPIALVGGGTGLIGDPSGKTKERQLLTKADVEENVAGIRDQLARFLDFDAKQNPAKLLNNIDWLGSISFVDFLRDVGKYFTVNSMLAKESVKRRIESEDGISFTEFSYSLLQSYDYLVLYDRHNCRLQMGGSDQWGNIVSGADLVRRLRGAKAYGLVSPLVTTSTGVKFGKTEAGAVWLDAALTSPYRFYQFWLNTDDADVLPYLKYFTWLKQAEIAELQSALEERPEQREAQRTLAKEVTQMVHGQNGVDSAEKASQVLFGGEIEGMSAAEVQDIFQDVPSCDIAKTAFEGEGMSMIDLLAESGVAKSKGEARRLLQGGGVYLNNRKTEMTQSVTLNDSIDGQFLVLRKGRKNYQFVRIVG
- a CDS encoding 2,4-dienoyl-CoA reductase, which produces MQDQVAIVTGGGTGLGKAIAVQYAKHGAKIVICSRSAEHLESGKADIETTGAEVMTWQLDVRETDQIKIFTKAVMERFGRIDILVNNAAGNFIYPAEKLPLRGWKSVIDIVLNGSFFCSQIIGQEMIKRNSGQILNILATYAWTGGPGTIHSASAKAGVLAMTRTLAVEWAQHNIRVNAIAPGPFDSQGAKVRLWPTEEIEANIRNKVPLKRFAGVEEVAQAALYLSSPYASYITGECLTIDGGAWLGKGIGDMVENLDEFVQMREAAKRAKREQS
- the sohB gene encoding protease SohB; protein product: MEFLYEYGLFLAKTVTIVLGVVAVIAFAVNAIRQREFMEERPRIKIKNLNDTYDNMERQLKSFLMSDSEWKRFLKQEKKDEKAKAKKQKKEPEDPKKRVFVLDFEGDVGANQVDSLRKEITAILTNATEKDEVVVRLESGGGTMVGYGLGASQLQRIRERKIPLTVSVDKVAASGGYMMACVADKLVAAPFAIVGSIGVIAEMPNVNRLLKKLDIDYEQITAGEFKRTLTVFGENTPKGREKLTEELNEMHGLFKTHVVQHRPELDIEKLATGEIWFGSQAVDLKLVDELITSDDWLLGKRKDADILKIEYHEPTPWQEKIALPFTKLFRDSLGAIWKRLQDLRLQ
- the pepF gene encoding oligoendopeptidase F, which gives rise to MKFSNPFFETANNGGGKLPDRKEMDATYQWRLSDIFPDDDSWNAAFKTVESGLPKLQEFSGKLGESGETLLKALQTRDELEALLYQLYLYAGLKSDQDTRVSTYQGFRDRATSLSVKYGQAASFFRPEILAIPEANLRKYVSETAGLGDYRHYLEDILRAKAHTLPPEQEKLLAMTGEIAQSPYNVFSMFNNADIKFPSITDENGQEIEVTKGRMSVLMESSDRRVRKDAYEAMYGEYRKWTNTLAATLSGAVKRNMFFAQARQYPGALAAALHDDNIPAEVYENVVQTIGDNLQPLHRYSALRKKMLKLDALKPWDMNVPLLSEMKMEIPYNEAVDTIRNGLAPLGDGYLADLESAFRDGWIDVFENQGKRSGAYSWSTFGVHPYILLNYNKTLDNMFTIAHELGHAMHSFYTNRHQPYHYSNYTIFVAEVASTLNEALLMDYLLKTTDDPQKKLYLLNQHVDTIRGTVFIQSLFAAFEKAIHEKAESGEALTAELFTEMMRDLYARYYGDVFEMDELYPFNWCRIPHFYYNFYVYQYSTGLSAATALSRKILDGDTAARDAYLRFLTRGCSDYSINLLKDAGVDMTSPEPIAATAKLMDELLDQMEAIVAG